The following proteins come from a genomic window of Malus domestica chromosome 02, GDT2T_hap1:
- the LOC103426554 gene encoding uncharacterized protein → MSLLPSTSKLCSFHPPNSIPTRVLPYPRPQTLRILGAKRAGKRRYPSEKKELKLKHKEIAGDVKNKYEGIWRLSKLGVSVDKDPGKDFLGVSDGLLEQIAKVLEFPVPSMLPTEAFTVVRKSFDARKRLKEPKFVYIVEMDVDKLLSLEPRAWDFISELEPKVGLVEHMPEARKSGDLINIIQDFKKVHQGIVSRGSGNNRSNGSEGSHTHPTAKKPKIAVVGSGPSGLFAALVLAEFGADVTLLERGQPVEQRGRDIGALVVRRMLQTESNFCFGEGGAGTWSDGKLVTRIGRNSGSVLAVMETLVHFGAPEGILVDGKPHLGTDRLVPLLRNFRQHLQQLGVTIKFGTRVDDLLVDNAQVVGVRVSDSADNSQKWGYDAVVLAVGHSARDFYQTLLSHNIDLIPKDFAVGLRIEHPQEVVNSLQYSGLATEVRRGRGKVPVADYKVAKYVSGKDGEEPSGATSRSCYSFCMCPGGQVVLTSTNPSEICINGMSFSKRASKWANAALVVTVSAKDFDVLNLCGPLAGVEFQREFEQRAARMGGGNFVVPVQTVTDFMDNKLSVTSVPPSSYRLGVKAANLHEIFPIHITETLQHSLSVFDKELPGFISKEALLHGVETRTSSPIQIPRDNDTYESTSLKGLYPVGEGAGYAGGIVSAAVDGMYAGFAVAKNFGLCNEGIESILGKARSAGFLEY, encoded by the exons ATGTCCCTCCTTCCCTCCACCTCCAAGCTTTGCTCTTTCCACCCTCCAAACTCTATCCCTACCCGCGTACTCCCTTATCCTCGTCCCCAAACACTCCGAATCCTCGGCGCCAAGAGGGCCGGCAAGCGGAGGTACCCGTCGGAGAAGAAGGAGCTGAAACTGAAGCATAAGGAAATCGCAGGGGACGTCAAGAACAAGTACGAGGGCATCTGGAGGCTGTCCAAGCTCGGCGTCTCCGTCGACAAGGACCCGGGAAAGGACTTTCTCGGCGTCTCCGATGGCTTGCTCGAACAGATTGCCAAAGTACTCGAATTTCCG GTTCCTTCGATGCTGCCGACGGAGGCGTTCACGGTGGTTCGGAAATCTTTTGATGCAAGGAAG AGGCTGAAAGAACCGAAATTCGTATACATTGTGGAAATGGATGTCGACAAACTTCTGAGTCTCGAGCCTCGTGCTTGGGACTTCATTTCTGAGTTGGAGCCGAAAGTTGGGCTAGTAGAACACATGCCTGAAGCTAGAAAATCTGGAGATTTGATCAATATAATACAGGACTTTAAGAAAGTCCATCAAGGTATAGTTTCAAGAGGAAGTGGCAATAACAGGAGCAATGGGTCTGAAGGATCACACACGCATCCCACagctaaaaaaccaaaaattgcGGTGGTGGGTAGTGGACCATCAGGGCTGTTTGCCGCCCTTGTTCTTGCAGAATTTGGTGCAGATGTTACGTTACTAGAAAGAGGTCAGCCCGTTGAACAGAGGGGCCGCGACATTGGCGCTCTGGTTGTCCGCCGGATGTTACAAACAGAAAGCAATTTTTGCTTTGGGGAG GGTGGTGCAGGTACCTGGAGTGATGGAAAGCTGGTGACAAGGATTGGAAGAAACAGTGGCAGTGTTTTGGCG GTTATGGAAACGTTAGTTCATTTTGGGGCTCCCGAAGGAATCTTGGTTGACGGAAAGCCTCATCTGGGAACAGATAGATTGGTTCCATTACTTCGCAATTTTCGGCAACATCTGCAACAGCTGGGT GTTACCATAAAGTTTGGGACTAGGGTAGACGATCTCCTTGTAGATAACGCACAAGTTGTAGGTGTCAGAGTTTCTGATTCGGCTGACAATAGTCAGAAATGGGGATATGATGCTGTTGTTCTAGCTGTTGGGCATTCTGCACGCGATTTTTATCAAACACTTCTATCTCATAACATAGACTTGATCCCGAAAGATTTTGCT GTTGGCTTGCGTATTGAGCATCCTCAAGAAGTAGTAAACAGCTTACAG TATTCTGGATTGGCAACTGAGGTTCGCAGAGGACGTGGTAAAGTGCCAGTGGCAGATTACAAGGTTGCCAAATATGTTAGTGGAAAGGATGGGGAAGAACCTTCAGGGGCAACAAGTCGTAGTTGCTATTCCTTTTGTATGTGTCCTGGTGGTCAG GTTGTTCTCACTAGTACAAATCCATCTGAAATCTGTATCAATGGCATGTCATTTTCTAAACGTGCGTCGAAGTGGGCAAATGCTGCACTTGTTGTAACAGTCTCAGCGAAagattttgatgttttgaatCTCTGTGGACCTCTTGCTGGGGTTGAGTTTCAG AGGGAATTTGAGCAAAGAGCAGCTAGAATGGGCGGGGGGAATTTTGTGGTGCCAGTGCAGACAGTTACGGATTTTATGGACAATAAGTTGTCAG TGACTTCTGTGCCACCATCAAGTTATCGATTAGGAGTGAAGGCAGCAAATCTCCATGAGATTTTCCCCATTCATATAACAGAGACGTTGCAGCATTCACTCTCTGTGTTTGACAAAGAG TTACCAGGTTTTATATCCAAGGAGGCCCTTCTTCACGGAGTGGAG ACTAGGACTAGTTCACCCATCCAGATTCCCCGCGACAATGATACTTATGAGAGCACATCGTTGAAAGGTCTCTACCCTGTTGGTGAAGGAGCAGGTTATGCTGGAGGGATTGTGAGTGCAGCTGTGGATGGCATGTACGCTGGTTTTGCAGTGGCAAAGAATTTTGGTTTGTGTAATGAAGGCATCGAGTCAATTTTGGGCAAGGCTCGGAGTGCTggatttttggagtactag